A region of Pseudorca crassidens isolate mPseCra1 chromosome 8, mPseCra1.hap1, whole genome shotgun sequence DNA encodes the following proteins:
- the FAM221A gene encoding protein FAM221A isoform X6 has protein sequence MERLTLPAGSAAAVDEYMEYRRIVGEDDGGKLFTPEEYEEYKRKVLPMRLQNRLFVSWRSPTGMDCKLVGPETLCFCIHRYKQHKTDFETIPQQRPISLPCQVTGCPCRAYLYVPLNGRQPIRCRCKHFADQHSAEPGFMCNACSQCSGFHSSFTCACGQPAYTHYTVVETKEERLAQRKPVGRDVPYAAMGGLAGFSSLAEDYMRLDDSGIVGTSSQVSSLRKPEEDDMAFFERRYQERIKMEKAAKQKGKAPLPSTTKSS, from the exons ATGGAGCGGCTGACGTTGCCCGCCGGCAGCGCGGCGGCCGTGGACGAGTACATGGAGTACCGGAG aattGTTGGTGAGGATGATGGAGGGAAACTTTTTACCCCTGAAGAATATGaagaatacaaaagaaaagtCTTACCTATGCGTTTACAGAACAGATTATTCGTGAGCTGGCGATCACCAACTGGAATGGATTGTAAACTTGTGGGTCCAGAGACACTGTGTTTTTGTATCCATAG gtataAGCAACATAAAACTGACTTTGAAACGATTCCTCAGCAGCGCCCCATCAGTCTGCCTTGTCAAGTGACGGGCTGCCCATGCAGGGCTTACCTCTACGTGCCTCTGAATGGCAGGCAGCCCATTCGCTGCAGGTGCAAGCACTTTGCTGATCAGCATAGTGCTGAGCCTGGCTTTATGTGCAATGCCT GTTCTCAGTGTTCAGGATTCCATAGCTCCTTCACTTGTGCTTGTGGTCAGCCTGCATATACCCATTACACAGTAGTGGAAACTAAGGAAGAAAGACTGGCTCAGAGAAAACCGGTGGGACGGGACGTTCCTTATGCAGCAATGGGAGGATTAGCTGGCTTTAGCTCGCTGGCAGAAGACTACATGCGATTAGATGACAGTGGAATTG TAGGTACAAGCAGTCAAGTTTCTTCCTTAAGGAAACCTGAAGAGGACGATATGGCTTTCTTTGAAAGACGATACCAGGAAAGG
- the FAM221A gene encoding protein FAM221A isoform X4, with protein MERLTLPAGSAAAVDEYMEYRRIVGEDDGGKLFTPEEYEEYKRKVLPMRLQNRLFVSWRSPTGMDCKLVGPETLCFCIHRYKQHKTDFETIPQQRPISLPCQVTGCPCRAYLYVPLNGRQPIRCRCKHFADQHSAEPGFMCNACSQCSGFHSSFTCACGQPAYTHYTVVETKEERLAQRKPVGRDVPYAAMGGLAGFSSLAEDYMRLDDSGIGAPSGEFLDSPVTAMDHPFLKAFQASSSSSPETLTDVGTSSQVSSLRKPEEDDMAFFERRYQERIKMEKAAKQKGKAPLPSTTKSS; from the exons ATGGAGCGGCTGACGTTGCCCGCCGGCAGCGCGGCGGCCGTGGACGAGTACATGGAGTACCGGAG aattGTTGGTGAGGATGATGGAGGGAAACTTTTTACCCCTGAAGAATATGaagaatacaaaagaaaagtCTTACCTATGCGTTTACAGAACAGATTATTCGTGAGCTGGCGATCACCAACTGGAATGGATTGTAAACTTGTGGGTCCAGAGACACTGTGTTTTTGTATCCATAG gtataAGCAACATAAAACTGACTTTGAAACGATTCCTCAGCAGCGCCCCATCAGTCTGCCTTGTCAAGTGACGGGCTGCCCATGCAGGGCTTACCTCTACGTGCCTCTGAATGGCAGGCAGCCCATTCGCTGCAGGTGCAAGCACTTTGCTGATCAGCATAGTGCTGAGCCTGGCTTTATGTGCAATGCCT GTTCTCAGTGTTCAGGATTCCATAGCTCCTTCACTTGTGCTTGTGGTCAGCCTGCATATACCCATTACACAGTAGTGGAAACTAAGGAAGAAAGACTGGCTCAGAGAAAACCGGTGGGACGGGACGTTCCTTATGCAGCAATGGGAGGATTAGCTGGCTTTAGCTCGCTGGCAGAAGACTACATGCGATTAGATGACAGTGGAATTG GTGCACCTTCAGGTGAATTTTTAGACTCTCCAGTTACAGCCATGGACCACCCATTTCTAAAAGCATTTCAAGCATCATCTAGCTCTTCTCCAGAAACACTAACAGATG TAGGTACAAGCAGTCAAGTTTCTTCCTTAAGGAAACCTGAAGAGGACGATATGGCTTTCTTTGAAAGACGATACCAGGAAAGG
- the FAM221A gene encoding protein FAM221A isoform X5 — translation MERLTLPAGSAAAVDEYMEYRRIVGEDDGGKLFTPEEYEEYKRKVLPMRLQNRLFVSWRSPTGMDCKLVGPETLCFCIHRYKQHKTDFETIPQQRPISLPCQVTGCPCRAYLYVPLNGRQPIRCRCKHFADQHSAEPGFMCNACSQCSGFHSSFTCACGQPAYTHYTVVETKEERLAQRKPVGRDVPYAAMGGLAGFSSLAEDYMRLDDSGIGAPSGEFLDSPVTAMDHPFLKAFQASSSSSPETLTDGTSSQVSSLRKPEEDDMAFFERRYQERIKMEKAAKQKGKAPLPSTTKSS, via the exons ATGGAGCGGCTGACGTTGCCCGCCGGCAGCGCGGCGGCCGTGGACGAGTACATGGAGTACCGGAG aattGTTGGTGAGGATGATGGAGGGAAACTTTTTACCCCTGAAGAATATGaagaatacaaaagaaaagtCTTACCTATGCGTTTACAGAACAGATTATTCGTGAGCTGGCGATCACCAACTGGAATGGATTGTAAACTTGTGGGTCCAGAGACACTGTGTTTTTGTATCCATAG gtataAGCAACATAAAACTGACTTTGAAACGATTCCTCAGCAGCGCCCCATCAGTCTGCCTTGTCAAGTGACGGGCTGCCCATGCAGGGCTTACCTCTACGTGCCTCTGAATGGCAGGCAGCCCATTCGCTGCAGGTGCAAGCACTTTGCTGATCAGCATAGTGCTGAGCCTGGCTTTATGTGCAATGCCT GTTCTCAGTGTTCAGGATTCCATAGCTCCTTCACTTGTGCTTGTGGTCAGCCTGCATATACCCATTACACAGTAGTGGAAACTAAGGAAGAAAGACTGGCTCAGAGAAAACCGGTGGGACGGGACGTTCCTTATGCAGCAATGGGAGGATTAGCTGGCTTTAGCTCGCTGGCAGAAGACTACATGCGATTAGATGACAGTGGAATTG GTGCACCTTCAGGTGAATTTTTAGACTCTCCAGTTACAGCCATGGACCACCCATTTCTAAAAGCATTTCAAGCATCATCTAGCTCTTCTCCAGAAACACTAACAGATG GTACAAGCAGTCAAGTTTCTTCCTTAAGGAAACCTGAAGAGGACGATATGGCTTTCTTTGAAAGACGATACCAGGAAAGG